In a single window of the Rhopalosiphum padi isolate XX-2018 chromosome 1, ASM2088224v1, whole genome shotgun sequence genome:
- the LOC132926965 gene encoding tRNA N(3)-methylcytidine methyltransferase Mettl2-like, which produces MTWGADGMWRYVTANVLKEILDMPLRDYVELNEEQEIQVSSHVKTKMTLEKAADLKYNVGEYWNEFYSVHQEKFFNNRWWLFTEFLEITPLKNEKPRAILEVGRGVGNSVFPISHCAESNVHVYCSDFSSNAIKILKENSEYNKEHCTAFVCNITNDEWNAPFALESLDVIVLVFVLSAMQPEKLKQVVGNFYKYLKPGGMVLFRVYGRYDMAQLTFKEGRCISENYYSRGDGTLIYFFTQDDVKQLFLEAGFEQVQNIVNLVDRRMQVNSGKELKMYRVWIQCKYKKSIL; this is translated from the exons ATGACTTGGGGCGCCGACGGCATGTGGCGCTATGTGACAGCCAacgttttaaaagaaattttggaTATGCCACTGAG ggATTATGTGGAATTAAATGAAGAACAAGAAATTCAAGTATCTTCGCATGTGAAAACAAAAATGACTTTAGAAAAAGCtgctgatttaaaatataatgttggtGAATATTGGAATGAGTTTTATTCTGTCCACCAAgaaaa gttttttaataACAGATGGTGGTTATTTActgaatttttagaaataactCCACTTAAAAATGAAAAGCCAAGAGCTATATTAGAAGTGGGACGTGGAGTTGGAAATTCGGTCTTTCCTATATCACACTGTGCAGAGAGCAATGTACATGTTTACTGTAGTGATTTTTCTTCAAATGCCATAAAAATCCTAAAAGAAAATTCAGAATACAACAAAGAACATTGTACAgcatttgtatgtaatataactaATGATGAATGGAATGCTCCATTTGCTTTGGAGAGTTTGGATGTTATAGTATTGGTTTTTGTTCTTTCCGCTATGCAACCTGAAAa ATTAAAACAAGTAGTAGGTAACTTTTACAAGTACTTGAAACCAGGGGGTATGGTATTGTTTCGCGTTTATGGTAGATACGACATGGCACAGCTAACATTTAAAGAAGGGAGGTGCATATcggaaaattattatagtagagGTGATGGAACATTGATATACTTTTTTACTCAag acGATGTCAAGCAGTTGTTCCTAGAAGCAGGCTTTGAACaagttcaaaatattgttaatctTGTTGATCGTCGTATGCAAGTAAATAGTGGTAAAGAGTTAAAAATGTATCGTGTTTGGATTCAATGTAAATATAAGAaatcaattttgtaa